One window of the Crateriforma spongiae genome contains the following:
- the rpiB gene encoding ribose 5-phosphate isomerase B: MMKVCIASDHRGYHIKARLAQALAQNGFEVSDEGTDSDEPVDYPDYAKIVAGKVSRHEAERGILICGTGIGTCIVANKFPGVRAASCYDEVLVEISRRHNNVNVLCLPGDLIGDRQIDDLVLKWLATDFDGGRHENRLKKIVDIENSPNLADA; the protein is encoded by the coding sequence ATGATGAAGGTCTGTATCGCCAGCGATCACCGGGGCTATCACATCAAGGCACGCTTGGCCCAGGCGCTGGCTCAAAACGGCTTTGAGGTGTCCGACGAAGGCACCGACAGCGATGAACCGGTCGATTACCCCGATTACGCCAAGATCGTTGCGGGCAAGGTCAGTCGGCACGAAGCCGAACGTGGCATCTTGATCTGTGGCACCGGCATCGGCACGTGCATCGTTGCCAACAAGTTTCCCGGCGTCCGCGCGGCATCCTGTTATGACGAAGTCTTGGTGGAAATCAGCCGACGTCACAACAACGTTAACGTGCTGTGCTTGCCCGGCGATCTGATCGGTGACCGCCAAATCGACGACTTGGTATTGAAGTGGTTGGCCACGGATTTTGACGGTGGTCGTCACGAAAACCGATTGAAGAAGATCGTCGACATCGAAAACTCACCGAACCTGGCCGACGCGTGA
- a CDS encoding arsenate reductase/protein-tyrosine-phosphatase family protein encodes MAAILTTAGKIETSGPPWGGFWIPDPFDGLTHPDHRAVQSRFAVAVPSARTIVAGLFATTHLPMLLDLQSTDDIRDMVHRTVQALVEGQVVGFPTETVYALAAHSLRPDAVAKLMQIQSDWGSTPILSVRSGEAAEDFLHGSSPIVRRLSRRCWPGPLILRTRCDWKQSAASRLPAETMRAVCGEDDQIAFRVVDQRVLGQVHRYLAAPLVLATAETLPETETGDPCSDPVDASGTAFPTNAKSIARRCGDSVPLLLDDGPTRYGGCCSVVRVKDHHWQLIRQGVIERDAMSQFVKPVIALVCTGNTCRSPMAEVLLRHLVQQRYGSDDLVQIVSAGVAAGVGSAASPQAVEVMSDRGLDLTEHGSRMLDDALVASADLILTMTRGHRSAILAAWPDLHDRVHTLRRDGGDIADPVGMPVECYVQCADQIQQELAAWLDALGDDFFPVEAKT; translated from the coding sequence ATGGCGGCCATTCTAACGACCGCCGGAAAAATCGAAACTTCCGGCCCACCGTGGGGCGGCTTTTGGATCCCGGATCCGTTCGATGGATTGACGCATCCGGACCATCGGGCGGTACAATCGCGGTTTGCGGTCGCCGTCCCATCGGCGCGGACGATCGTGGCCGGCCTGTTTGCGACCACTCATTTGCCCATGCTGCTTGATCTACAATCGACCGACGACATCCGGGACATGGTCCATCGGACCGTCCAGGCTTTGGTCGAAGGTCAGGTGGTCGGGTTCCCGACGGAGACCGTTTACGCCTTGGCCGCTCATTCGCTAAGGCCCGACGCGGTCGCCAAGTTGATGCAGATTCAATCCGATTGGGGATCGACGCCGATTTTGTCGGTCCGCAGCGGCGAGGCGGCGGAAGACTTTCTGCACGGATCGTCCCCCATCGTCCGGCGGTTGTCACGGCGATGTTGGCCGGGACCGCTGATCTTGCGGACCCGTTGTGACTGGAAACAATCGGCGGCGTCACGCTTGCCCGCCGAAACCATGCGTGCGGTGTGCGGCGAAGACGACCAGATCGCCTTTCGCGTGGTCGACCAACGTGTCCTGGGACAAGTCCATCGTTACCTGGCCGCGCCGCTGGTTTTGGCCACGGCCGAAACGCTGCCGGAAACCGAGACCGGCGACCCGTGCAGCGATCCGGTGGACGCGTCGGGAACCGCGTTTCCCACGAATGCCAAGTCGATCGCACGCCGCTGTGGTGATTCGGTGCCACTGCTGCTAGATGACGGTCCGACTCGTTATGGTGGTTGCTGCAGCGTGGTCCGAGTGAAGGATCACCACTGGCAACTGATCCGCCAAGGAGTCATCGAGCGCGACGCCATGAGTCAATTTGTCAAACCCGTGATCGCCCTGGTCTGTACCGGCAATACGTGCCGCAGCCCGATGGCCGAAGTCCTGCTGCGACATCTGGTCCAGCAACGTTACGGCAGCGACGACTTGGTTCAAATCGTGTCCGCCGGCGTGGCCGCAGGCGTGGGTAGTGCCGCCAGCCCACAAGCGGTGGAAGTCATGTCCGACCGCGGGCTGGACCTGACCGAACACGGCAGCCGCATGCTGGACGACGCCTTGGTGGCGTCGGCCGACCTGATTTTGACCATGACGCGAGGCCATCGTTCGGCGATTTTGGCCGCTTGGCCTGATCTGCACGACCGTGTCCACACCCTACGCCGGGACGGCGGTGACATCGCCGATCCGGTCGGCATGCCCGTGGAATGCTATGTGCAATGTGCCGACCAGATCCAACAGGAACTGGCGGCTTGGTTGGATGCACTGGGCGATGACTTTTTTCCGGTCGAAGCGAAGACATAA
- a CDS encoding BON domain-containing protein yields the protein MRRKYFGLALATIAAFGSTGVWQSTGLAGDREIAEQVIQRLREGRDSGQLKDFTLDMKVDNGVVLFRGNVSGQDQKQLVLQSVKGIEGIENVVDEVTVEATTVVRPKAAVAKVDEGFSFREALAQTAAKLQKDTTPDPVAVPEPVAVPEQAAEVMPGTVMPTAAAEPIEQPIAQPVVDLTQEVIAALGQAQSRGQLKGFGVDVSAQDGVVTVKGKARNAQQRDTILDVVRSVAGVQDVKASIELLESPVQPVSNLQKMNLRPASSPMQVPVKAAPYRSGGAMQPTQAAPASTVMGAPVMGQPVPMNGYQGAAAPRYDQPYLPNYAWPGYAAYPNYAAVTYPQQYSPSAFPYIGPFYPYPQVPLGWRKVSLEWDDGWWYLDFTDR from the coding sequence ATGCGACGGAAGTATTTTGGATTGGCGCTGGCGACAATCGCTGCGTTCGGATCCACGGGCGTTTGGCAGTCAACCGGCCTGGCCGGTGACCGCGAAATCGCTGAACAAGTCATCCAGCGGCTGCGTGAAGGCCGCGATTCGGGCCAGCTGAAGGATTTCACGCTGGACATGAAGGTCGATAACGGCGTCGTGCTGTTCCGCGGCAACGTGTCCGGCCAAGATCAAAAACAACTGGTTCTGCAAAGCGTCAAAGGCATCGAGGGCATTGAAAATGTCGTCGACGAAGTGACCGTGGAAGCCACCACCGTCGTTCGCCCCAAAGCCGCCGTGGCCAAGGTCGACGAAGGATTCAGCTTCCGCGAAGCCCTCGCTCAAACGGCCGCCAAGCTGCAAAAGGACACGACCCCCGACCCGGTTGCTGTGCCTGAACCGGTTGCCGTGCCCGAGCAAGCCGCCGAAGTCATGCCCGGCACCGTGATGCCGACCGCCGCCGCCGAGCCGATCGAACAACCGATCGCTCAGCCCGTGGTCGACCTGACCCAAGAAGTCATCGCCGCATTGGGCCAAGCCCAAAGCCGCGGTCAACTGAAGGGCTTCGGCGTCGACGTTTCGGCCCAAGACGGTGTCGTCACCGTCAAAGGCAAGGCTCGCAACGCCCAGCAACGCGACACCATCTTGGATGTCGTCCGCAGCGTCGCCGGCGTCCAAGACGTCAAAGCGTCGATCGAATTGCTGGAATCGCCGGTCCAACCGGTTTCGAACCTGCAAAAGATGAACCTGCGTCCGGCCAGCTCACCGATGCAAGTTCCCGTCAAAGCGGCTCCGTACCGCAGCGGTGGTGCAATGCAGCCAACCCAGGCGGCTCCGGCCAGCACCGTGATGGGCGCACCCGTCATGGGCCAACCGGTCCCGATGAACGGCTACCAAGGTGCCGCGGCTCCTCGCTATGACCAGCCCTACCTGCCTAACTACGCTTGGCCAGGTTACGCCGCTTACCCGAACTACGCCGCGGTGACCTATCCGCAGCAGTACAGCCCTTCGGCGTTCCCGTACATCGGCCCCTTCTACCCCTATCCGCAAGTTCCGCTGGGATGGCGTAAGGTCAGCCTGGAATGGGATGACGGCTGGTGGTACTTGGACTTCACCGATCGCTAA
- a CDS encoding ATP-dependent helicase, with translation MDAILRDLTPPQREAVQHIDGPLLILAGPGSGKTRVVTHRIANLLHHGIDAHQILALTFTNKAADEMRTRVQGLAPGRPVWMGTFHRFCAQQLRRYASMVGLSENYSIYDTSDSKQAMKRAIEAAGVSTTHTSPEQIAASISHAKNRLIPPEMMTDASSMTARDAIAARVYPVYQQQLLTSNAVDFDDLLFHFARLLRENPDVRSSLDQHYRYIMVDEYQDTNLAQYAIVRALSIQQPNLAVTGDPDQSIYGWRGADLNNILDFEKDYPNVTTVRLEQNYRSTPNILRVADQLIRFNRRRKHKELFTDHPEGDPVVLRIYEDGYEEADDIADQILDAIHNEGLRPRDFAVFCRMNALTRSLEHAMRKRGLPYQIVNGLEFYQRKEIKDLLAYLHLINNPNHDVALLRVINTPTRGIGAKTIARIQQHADRLGIPMLEAARRADEIESLPKRSASMVLNFVRLYDRLRVKATATLEDLLRYLVEETQFNDYLERTSVESTTNNPVANVDELINAAVEFDLQHPDEGSLELFLEQVALVSDVDAFEESDDRVTLMTLHAAKGLEFPRVFIIAVEDELLPHRRSRETEAQYEEERRLLFVGITRAKQWLQLSHCKRRSIRGDMRPVVASAFLTELPRDDMRLVESSVDRDFFENEYSDGGYPDSWDLPAIQVGDDATASDDQTSQVQPPVITDEDVCQLPDHEGDDDVVREAVATESSYRRTAKRGKAKVSIAGGLKTAADLMAAGATPPGAYREGAVVSHPSYGQGTIVAVSGRGPKRSVKVKFADEEASFLIAYAAADLSLVQ, from the coding sequence ATGGATGCGATTCTCCGAGACCTGACCCCGCCCCAACGCGAAGCGGTCCAGCACATCGACGGTCCCTTGCTGATTCTGGCCGGACCGGGCAGCGGTAAGACCCGGGTGGTCACCCACCGCATCGCCAACCTGCTGCACCACGGAATCGACGCCCACCAAATCTTGGCGTTAACGTTCACTAACAAGGCGGCCGACGAAATGCGAACTCGGGTGCAAGGTCTTGCGCCCGGGCGTCCCGTTTGGATGGGGACTTTTCACCGGTTTTGTGCTCAACAGCTGCGTCGCTATGCATCGATGGTGGGGCTGTCGGAAAACTATTCGATCTATGACACGTCGGATTCGAAACAGGCGATGAAGCGGGCCATCGAAGCCGCCGGCGTCAGCACGACTCACACGTCGCCCGAACAGATCGCCGCGTCGATCAGCCATGCCAAGAACCGGTTGATCCCGCCGGAAATGATGACCGACGCTTCATCGATGACCGCCCGCGATGCGATCGCCGCACGCGTCTATCCCGTCTATCAGCAACAACTGTTGACGTCCAACGCGGTCGACTTTGATGACCTGCTGTTCCACTTTGCAAGATTGCTGCGCGAAAACCCCGACGTCCGCAGCAGCCTGGACCAGCACTATCGCTACATCATGGTCGACGAATACCAAGACACCAACTTGGCCCAATACGCCATCGTCCGCGCTTTGTCGATCCAACAGCCGAACTTGGCCGTCACCGGCGATCCCGACCAGTCGATCTACGGTTGGCGCGGCGCGGATTTGAATAACATCCTGGACTTCGAAAAAGACTATCCCAACGTCACCACCGTTCGGCTGGAACAGAACTATCGCAGCACCCCGAACATCTTGCGTGTCGCCGACCAACTGATCCGCTTCAACCGTCGACGCAAGCACAAGGAATTGTTCACCGATCACCCCGAAGGCGATCCGGTCGTTCTGCGGATTTATGAAGACGGTTATGAAGAAGCCGACGACATCGCGGACCAAATCCTCGATGCGATTCACAACGAAGGCTTGCGGCCGCGTGATTTCGCTGTGTTCTGCCGAATGAACGCGCTGACCCGATCGCTGGAACATGCGATGCGAAAGCGGGGCTTGCCCTACCAGATCGTCAACGGGTTGGAGTTTTATCAGCGCAAAGAAATCAAGGATCTGTTGGCGTATCTGCATCTGATCAACAACCCCAATCACGACGTCGCCCTGCTGCGGGTGATCAACACACCGACGCGTGGGATCGGCGCGAAAACGATCGCACGAATCCAACAGCATGCCGATCGGCTGGGCATTCCGATGTTGGAAGCCGCCCGACGTGCCGACGAGATCGAATCGCTGCCCAAGCGTTCCGCTTCGATGGTGCTGAACTTCGTGCGTCTGTACGACCGCCTGCGAGTCAAAGCGACCGCGACGCTGGAAGACCTGTTGCGATATCTGGTCGAAGAGACACAGTTCAACGATTACCTGGAACGGACCAGCGTCGAAAGCACGACGAACAATCCGGTTGCCAACGTCGACGAATTGATCAACGCGGCGGTGGAATTCGATCTGCAGCATCCCGACGAAGGCTCACTGGAACTATTCCTGGAACAGGTGGCCCTCGTTTCGGACGTCGACGCGTTCGAAGAATCCGACGATCGGGTGACGTTGATGACGCTGCACGCGGCCAAGGGATTGGAGTTTCCTCGTGTCTTCATCATCGCGGTCGAAGACGAACTGTTGCCCCACCGCAGGTCTCGCGAAACCGAAGCTCAGTACGAGGAAGAACGGCGGTTGTTGTTCGTCGGAATCACCCGCGCCAAACAGTGGCTGCAACTCAGCCACTGTAAACGGCGTAGCATCCGGGGCGACATGCGACCGGTGGTGGCAAGTGCCTTCTTGACCGAATTGCCACGCGATGACATGCGTCTGGTCGAATCCTCCGTCGACCGCGACTTCTTCGAAAACGAATACAGCGACGGCGGCTATCCCGACAGCTGGGATTTGCCGGCAATCCAAGTCGGCGATGATGCAACGGCATCCGATGACCAGACGTCTCAGGTGCAACCACCCGTCATCACCGATGAAGATGTTTGCCAGTTGCCCGATCACGAGGGTGATGACGATGTCGTGCGCGAAGCCGTCGCCACTGAATCGTCGTATCGGCGAACCGCCAAACGCGGAAAAGCCAAAGTCTCCATTGCAGGTGGGCTGAAAACAGCAGCCGACCTGATGGCCGCCGGCGCGACTCCGCCCGGAGCCTACCGCGAAGGCGCCGTGGTCTCGCATCCAAGTTACGGCCAGGGAACGATTGTCGCGGTCAGTGGCCGAGGACCAAAACGTAGTGTGAAGGTAAAATTCGCGGACGAAGAAGCCAGTTTTCTGATCGCCTATGCGGCGGCCGATCTCAGTCTGGTTCAATAG
- a CDS encoding YecH family metal-binding protein, with protein MHGHEVMRMMVESGQAYDADSLQTAIIERFGVTARFCTCSASGMTAAELVVFLDQRGKLTPTDGGFTTTPDKICDH; from the coding sequence ATCCATGGTCACGAAGTCATGCGAATGATGGTCGAAAGCGGACAAGCCTATGACGCCGATTCGCTGCAGACCGCGATCATTGAACGATTCGGCGTCACGGCTCGCTTTTGTACCTGCAGCGCCAGCGGCATGACGGCCGCCGAACTGGTCGTCTTCCTGGACCAACGCGGCAAGCTAACCCCGACCGACGGCGGCTTCACCACCACGCCCGACAAAATCTGCGACCACTAA
- a CDS encoding DUF427 domain-containing protein encodes MRPTPDPVGPGQESVWDYPRPPALQPAGHRLRIVHAGQTIAETMQGFRVLETSHPPTYYFPPGDCRLDWMRPAGGGSFCEWKGPASYLDLKMPGGVSVPMVAWFYADPTKRFAPIARFLAFYASKVDECYVGDWQASPQPGGFYGGWVTPNLAGPFKGGPGSMGW; translated from the coding sequence ATGCGACCTACACCCGACCCGGTCGGCCCGGGACAAGAATCCGTTTGGGACTATCCGCGACCACCGGCACTGCAGCCCGCCGGGCATCGGTTGCGGATTGTTCATGCCGGCCAAACCATCGCCGAGACGATGCAGGGTTTCCGCGTTCTGGAAACCAGCCATCCGCCGACCTACTATTTCCCGCCGGGCGATTGCCGACTGGACTGGATGCGTCCCGCCGGCGGTGGTTCGTTTTGCGAATGGAAAGGTCCGGCAAGCTATCTGGATCTTAAAATGCCGGGAGGAGTCAGCGTGCCAATGGTCGCTTGGTTCTACGCGGATCCGACGAAGCGTTTCGCCCCCATCGCTAGGTTCCTGGCCTTCTATGCGAGCAAGGTGGATGAGTGTTACGTCGGCGATTGGCAGGCGTCGCCTCAGCCGGGCGGTTTTTATGGCGGATGGGTGACACCGAACTTGGCGGGTCCGTTTAAGGGTGGCCCCGGTTCGATGGGTTGGTGA
- a CDS encoding SRPBCC family protein produces MAIHPLVFAVVFSAFFLGLRDRTAFPAGVRGGALYGIGVFLVGSLPVFLLVYAAMAMTTEIAVLWTVQNAMQYLIAGAVMGSVADGVHIQAAVELPAPANRVWDLLLRKDTFLEITRGMMAYENTGTWPETLFSPDTTLTTRVRPFGIGPASQHEVRVVQVDASQRVIQTDESGGLVTTWQHTMRIESLSDQRCRYTDRIFLHAGIITPAIGLFAMVFYRYRQHRWKRLLRRSVEKSGHS; encoded by the coding sequence ATGGCGATTCACCCGCTGGTCTTTGCAGTGGTTTTTTCCGCGTTCTTTTTGGGGCTACGCGACAGAACGGCGTTTCCCGCGGGAGTTCGCGGCGGTGCGTTGTACGGGATCGGCGTTTTCCTGGTGGGCAGCCTGCCGGTTTTTCTGCTGGTCTACGCGGCCATGGCTATGACGACCGAGATCGCTGTCCTTTGGACTGTGCAAAACGCGATGCAATACTTGATCGCCGGCGCGGTGATGGGCAGCGTGGCCGACGGAGTTCATATTCAGGCGGCCGTCGAACTTCCGGCGCCAGCGAATCGCGTCTGGGACCTACTGTTGCGAAAGGATACGTTCCTAGAGATCACGCGAGGCATGATGGCGTACGAGAATACAGGCACTTGGCCGGAAACTTTGTTTTCACCTGACACAACCTTGACGACTCGCGTGCGTCCCTTCGGTATCGGTCCCGCTTCGCAGCATGAAGTACGCGTCGTGCAGGTGGACGCATCCCAGCGGGTGATCCAAACCGACGAGTCGGGAGGCCTTGTTACGACCTGGCAACACACCATGCGGATCGAATCGCTATCGGATCAGCGATGCCGATACACCGATCGCATCTTCTTGCACGCCGGCATCATCACTCCAGCGATAGGACTGTTCGCGATGGTGTTCTATCGCTATCGCCAGCACCGTTGGAAACGCTTATTGCGAAGGAGCGTTGAAAAGTCAGGCCATTCGTAA
- a CDS encoding sulfatase-like hydrolase/transferase, producing MTVLLVLASACFHATNAERVEIDSRPNIVLIFADDLGYETLGCYGGLDFQTPRLDRMAMEGLRFSRAYTSPVCTPSRVSLHTGLYVMRHRQTDVLPVHLGTNKFVDFRKMPTFAQQLRSAGYLTSVTGKWQLATLEKHPNHIRDSGFDSWCVWQIWKEGAKTVRHWNPTLNHDGRVREDVAKRFGPDVLVDYVIDQMREATEAHTPFLIVHNEMLPHDPIVQTPDDRSTGQSASLGNMIHYLDKLAGRVLDAVDDLGIRKSTYVIFMGDNGTHQQDFRNPRAGRPKERPHTRHTKAGRVDGGKYELNDAGTHVPLIVWGPDQVPVGSVCDDLVDVVDLFPTFCDLAGHSVPDSIPIDGHSLAAQFQGRVGPKRDWVIHGIRSDVNVFDGRWRWSHRSKTLIDASELPEERHINASLSGSSEASTAYQRLSNLFQKVSASRPTAPPQNQK from the coding sequence ATGACCGTGCTTCTTGTGCTGGCATCCGCGTGTTTTCATGCGACCAACGCGGAACGGGTTGAAATCGATTCGCGCCCGAACATTGTGTTGATCTTCGCGGATGACCTCGGCTACGAAACCCTTGGCTGCTATGGCGGCCTCGACTTTCAGACGCCCCGATTGGATCGGATGGCAATGGAAGGTCTGCGATTTTCGCGTGCCTACACCAGTCCGGTCTGCACTCCATCACGAGTCAGTCTGCACACCGGCCTGTATGTGATGCGACACCGCCAGACCGATGTGTTGCCGGTGCACCTGGGCACGAACAAGTTTGTCGACTTTCGGAAGATGCCGACCTTTGCACAACAATTGAGGTCGGCCGGTTACTTAACGTCCGTGACCGGCAAATGGCAGCTAGCGACGCTGGAAAAGCATCCCAACCACATCCGTGACAGCGGTTTCGATTCCTGGTGTGTCTGGCAAATCTGGAAGGAGGGTGCCAAGACGGTTCGGCACTGGAACCCGACCTTGAATCACGATGGACGCGTTCGCGAAGACGTTGCCAAACGATTTGGTCCTGACGTTTTGGTGGACTACGTCATCGACCAGATGCGGGAAGCGACGGAAGCCCACACGCCGTTCCTGATCGTGCACAACGAAATGCTACCCCACGACCCAATTGTCCAAACACCAGACGATCGATCGACGGGGCAATCCGCATCGCTGGGCAATATGATCCATTACTTAGACAAACTGGCCGGGCGGGTCCTGGACGCCGTCGATGACCTTGGCATTCGCAAAAGCACATACGTGATTTTTATGGGTGACAATGGGACCCACCAACAAGACTTTCGCAATCCGAGAGCGGGTCGACCGAAAGAACGCCCGCACACTCGGCATACCAAGGCCGGTCGCGTCGATGGCGGGAAGTACGAACTTAATGACGCGGGTACCCACGTCCCATTGATCGTCTGGGGCCCCGATCAAGTTCCAGTCGGTTCCGTTTGCGATGATCTGGTCGACGTCGTTGATTTGTTCCCGACGTTTTGCGATCTAGCCGGTCACAGCGTTCCAGACTCCATTCCCATCGATGGTCACAGTCTTGCGGCGCAATTCCAAGGACGCGTCGGCCCCAAACGTGACTGGGTGATTCACGGCATCCGGTCCGATGTCAATGTTTTCGACGGCCGGTGGCGTTGGTCCCATCGTTCGAAAACGCTGATTGACGCAAGCGAACTTCCGGAGGAGCGACACATCAACGCGTCACTGTCTGGGTCATCCGAAGCATCCACCGCGTACCAGCGTTTGAGCAACCTGTTTCAGAAGGTGTCAGCATCCCGCCCCACCGCTCCGCCCCAAAACCAGAAGTAG
- a CDS encoding arylsulfatase, protein MIGLAITQTADATDRPNIVIIIVDDMGVSDIGCYGSEIPTPNLDQMAAQGLKFSQFYNTGRCCPTRATLLTGLYSHQSGIGWMTTDQKAPGYRGHLNDQCVTIADVLGNAGYLTAMTGKWHVGFNHGVTPWNRGFDRSLNLPAGGLHFWDQTGSKGGTKMYFNGEEVPRDDPRFNPPWYGTDLWTDQGIRFIDEAIAANKPFFLYLAHVAPHFPCMAPEETIAKYRGRYMDGWDQLRRERHRRQIESGFVSADWDLTPRPEPIPAWNSLSAEERKRYDDMMAIYAAMLEEVDRNIGKLNAALKERGQLDNTLILFLSDNGGNAEAGVSGRYEGDHPGDAHSNVFVGRCWAHLSNTPFRKYKHYNHEGGIATPLIAQWPAAIDRDHTRNGWVDTPTHLIDLMATCVDLGQAEYPDQHNGQTIHPMAGQSLRPLLTGQGDFDDRPLYWEHEGNAAIRVGSWKLVRQGMRGKWELFDLAADRTEQHDRSAEYPSKVEQMRKQWRTWAKSVNAIPKPTKKKT, encoded by the coding sequence ATGATCGGTTTGGCGATCACTCAAACGGCCGACGCCACTGATCGCCCCAACATCGTGATCATCATCGTCGACGATATGGGCGTGTCCGACATCGGATGCTATGGCTCGGAAATCCCCACACCCAACTTGGACCAGATGGCGGCCCAGGGTCTGAAGTTTTCACAGTTCTACAACACCGGACGCTGCTGTCCGACACGCGCGACGCTGCTGACTGGGTTGTATTCCCACCAAAGCGGAATCGGCTGGATGACCACCGATCAGAAAGCCCCTGGCTATCGTGGTCACTTAAACGACCAGTGCGTGACGATCGCCGATGTCTTGGGAAACGCCGGCTACCTCACGGCGATGACGGGCAAGTGGCACGTCGGATTCAACCACGGCGTGACGCCTTGGAATCGCGGATTCGATCGCAGCTTGAATTTACCCGCCGGCGGATTGCATTTTTGGGATCAGACCGGATCCAAGGGCGGCACCAAGATGTACTTCAACGGCGAAGAAGTACCGCGGGACGACCCGCGTTTCAATCCGCCCTGGTACGGCACCGACCTGTGGACCGACCAGGGCATTCGATTCATCGACGAAGCGATCGCCGCGAACAAGCCGTTCTTCCTGTACCTGGCCCATGTCGCACCGCACTTTCCGTGCATGGCCCCGGAAGAAACGATCGCAAAGTATCGCGGTCGCTACATGGACGGCTGGGACCAATTGCGACGGGAACGCCATCGCCGCCAGATCGAAAGCGGCTTTGTGAGTGCGGACTGGGACCTGACACCGCGTCCCGAGCCGATTCCCGCTTGGAATTCGTTGAGTGCCGAAGAACGCAAACGTTATGACGACATGATGGCGATCTACGCCGCGATGTTGGAAGAGGTTGATCGGAACATTGGCAAGCTGAATGCGGCGTTAAAAGAGCGTGGGCAATTGGACAACACGCTGATCCTGTTCCTTTCGGACAACGGCGGAAATGCCGAAGCCGGTGTCAGCGGACGATACGAAGGCGACCATCCCGGCGATGCCCATTCCAATGTCTTTGTCGGTCGATGTTGGGCGCATCTCAGCAACACGCCGTTTCGCAAATACAAGCACTACAATCATGAGGGCGGTATCGCGACGCCATTGATTGCACAGTGGCCGGCCGCCATTGACCGTGACCACACTCGCAACGGCTGGGTCGACACGCCCACACATTTGATCGACTTGATGGCCACCTGTGTCGACCTCGGGCAAGCCGAATATCCGGACCAACACAACGGACAAACGATTCATCCGATGGCGGGCCAAAGCCTGCGTCCGTTGCTAACAGGGCAGGGCGATTTTGATGATCGGCCCTTGTACTGGGAACATGAAGGTAATGCGGCGATACGTGTTGGTTCCTGGAAATTGGTTCGGCAAGGCATGCGTGGAAAGTGGGAACTGTTCGACCTGGCGGCCGACCGCACCGAACAACATGACCGATCGGCCGAATATCCCAGCAAGGTCGAACAAATGCGGAAGCAGTGGCGAACCTGGGCCAAGAGCGTCAACGCCATCCCCAAGCCGACCAAAAAGAAAACCTAG
- a CDS encoding fumarylacetoacetate hydrolase family protein — MRITTVPDEQGKLVWAHFDNGRVSRTDLSADMLPNISNMPAPADDWTDAPQVMPPVVSRPEKVICIGLNYRDHAIETGSEIPDTPVVFSKFNTALIGHGDAIRLPAISDQVDYEAELVVVIGREGRHISVDQAMDHVFGYTCGHDVSSRDWQKGRPGGQWLVAKSFDTFGPIGPCIVTADEIDDPHRIAVKMILNGETVQESTTEQLIFDIPALISHLSKFMTLRPGDLIFTGTPPGVGAAKTPPVFLKDGDVCEVQIAGIGSLVNPCRQDG; from the coding sequence ATGCGAATCACCACCGTTCCCGATGAACAAGGCAAACTGGTTTGGGCACACTTTGATAATGGACGGGTCAGCCGCACGGATCTTTCGGCCGATATGTTGCCGAACATCAGCAACATGCCCGCACCCGCCGATGATTGGACGGACGCGCCACAGGTCATGCCGCCGGTGGTGTCACGTCCGGAAAAAGTGATCTGCATCGGGCTGAACTATCGTGACCATGCGATCGAAACGGGATCGGAGATTCCCGACACGCCCGTGGTTTTCAGCAAGTTCAACACGGCATTGATCGGCCACGGCGACGCGATCCGTTTGCCGGCGATTTCCGACCAAGTGGATTACGAAGCGGAATTGGTGGTCGTGATCGGACGCGAAGGCCGTCACATTTCAGTGGACCAGGCCATGGATCATGTGTTCGGTTACACGTGTGGTCATGACGTGTCGTCACGTGATTGGCAAAAGGGGCGACCGGGCGGACAGTGGTTGGTGGCCAAGTCCTTTGACACGTTTGGGCCGATCGGACCGTGCATTGTGACCGCCGATGAGATCGATGACCCGCATCGCATCGCGGTGAAGATGATCTTGAACGGCGAAACCGTTCAGGAAAGCACGACGGAACAACTGATATTTGACATCCCCGCATTGATCAGCCACTTGTCGAAGTTCATGACGTTGCGTCCGGGCGATCTGATTTTCACCGGGACGCCGCCCGGCGTGGGCGCAGCAAAAACGCCGCCTGTCTTTTTGAAAGACGGCGACGTTTGTGAGGTTCAGATTGCTGGGATCGGATCGCTGGTCAATCCTTGCCGGCAAGACGGCTAG